In the genome of Natronorubrum sediminis, one region contains:
- a CDS encoding DUF7331 family protein codes for MIEVSTDVTDDTTDRGESSSDLAGTETIESYETDDGVVFYDAENPLAWVETSHSLMLSELA; via the coding sequence GTGATCGAAGTGTCCACTGACGTAACCGACGACACGACGGATCGAGGCGAGTCGAGTAGTGACCTCGCGGGCACCGAAACGATCGAATCCTACGAGACGGACGACGGTGTCGTATTCTACGACGCCGAAAATCCGCTCGCGTGGGTGGAGACCTCCCACTCACTCATGCTCTCCGAACTCGCCTAA